The Xiphophorus hellerii strain 12219 chromosome 3, Xiphophorus_hellerii-4.1, whole genome shotgun sequence genome segment GTAGTCGTCCCGTCGAGCTTAGCGCGCCTCCAGCATGCAGGTTTCAGTCATGGCAGGCCCAATGTGTCTCGGTTCCTCTTTGTTTTAAGTTCAACCAAACAAATGGGAATGAATGAGTGAGCTTAGTGAGGAAAATATTGCATGTCtcattttgattctttttattatttgtggagttttttttttttctcatttgcaagctttctttttttattatttttattttttttaattttgctgttttgtttctcataCAGAATGTGTTGTAGTCCACTGTTGGTAGAGGCGCTGCTGTTTCTACTGGCCATCAAGTTAAAACACCAGTTTACACACACGGTTCCTACGCAGTCTGGAAATGCTTGGAATTAAATTTTGACaagtttttattaatgtggggAAAACAAAGTGGTTATCCTGTGTTACTTTGATCAAAACTAACAACTTATCGCTCATCTCCACTGCTAGGTCATCCATTATTTGACAGGAATGAGCTGATCCTGGGATGATTCATGgcttcagtgtgtgtgttctaATGGTTTGACACATATTTTGTGGATCTGGACTTGGAAAATGCCAAAAGCATATTTCATACATTTCCACTGAGTAGGAACATTATGAGACAGTGGTCACTAAATGTACTCTTaccattaaagctgcagtatgtaacttttataaacattttttatttttttacgtattttttaaaactagtaCCTTGTCATGACATCATAACATGAGACAATCTATGAAAAAATCATCTCCTCTACCTTCTCCTTGTAGTCCTACTGCCATGTGGGACTACACCTCCAGTCAGAAaccaccaatcagagccagaaggaggaGCTgtagcccctcctcctggctctgattggttgtttttgactgagcagtgtatttctgcagatggttGTCGGACCATAAGGAGgagctttatttttgtcagattctCATGTTATGCTGTcaggacatggtgacagttGTGACAAATAcgtgaaaaacataaaaagttacatactgcatcTTTAAGAACTGCTTTTAGAATTATTATAGTGCAAAAAACACAAGTGTTGTTGATCTGGACAGAATGTTCCATTCTATTGGTCTAGGAAGGTTAAAAGCTTTCAGGAGACATAAAAATCATCTGGCAGCTTCCTGATCtggttaaaatatcaatgtAGAAATATTGCCAAGTGGTCCACTGCATATCAAAGATATTGCACTTCTTGTCAGATTTTCAGGCCAGTACAAACAGGAGAAATGATTTGCAGAAACCAGTacaatttagtgttttttttgttgtttttttttttaaagacctcGAATGCTCCAGCTGTGTTTGCACCGTCGTCAGTCATGTAGCATtaaggcgtgtgtgtgtgtgtgtgtgtgtgtgtgtgagacggTGCGTGCACATGCTCACTGTGGTGTCGTCCTCAGGGAATCGAGCGTCTAAAGGGGGAGACGGGGAGGTGGGGCAAAGTGCCCTGCTGGGAGGCCATGCAGACGGCGTTCGGGGGCCGGCCCTCCCCGTCCTGGTTCAGCCCCTTCACAGGCCTCAGCTGTCAGAACCGGCCTGTGGACCACGTCCCTGTCCCGCAGGGGGACATCATTGAGCAGGACATCATAGAGATACCACTCACACCTACTTCATGACGACCAAGGCTTTGACAAGGGactgcgtttttttttttctatttcaattttttgaaaatagaaaTGTGACGCTGTCTACAATATGAActtatttcatgtgtttttgaTTGAATGTGTTTTCCCTGTTAAGGTGTTGGGAGGCTGTACTTACTaaaccagaaatatttttctacttAGGGGGGATAAGGGTTTGTTTTCGAGCAGAGTTGTGTAGTGTACTTATGAGCAGTCAGTATCCTACCACTGCAATCTGAGGTTCCAAAATTATTCAGGATTTTTCTGGTGGTTGAGTCACTCATGGTAATCAGGACTGCTGctgcactacaaaaacacacagtctggtttggtctggtttctagtgcaaatatctctaGACTTGAAATGAGATCAAAATAACTTactagtaacttttcatcaatattaaggaattatttacttaaacagGCTCATATCTTACTGAAGAAGTACTggatccactggcagatttttttcacttttaacatgggaaaaatatcttataagtgaaataatttgctgGTGGAACAGGGAAAACTGAGCGAGCGAAGCGTCTGAGACATCCAATTATTGTTGCAGAGCGAACAGAAATGATTTTGAACAGAGCGCACATAAACGGACAGCATGCCGGACTGTTGGCGGCGCTTCACCAGAACAAATCTGCTCGATTCATCTGGAAACTGATTAGCTTGCTCAGACCAAAGAAATTGACCCAAATTACTACAAACCAAATGTTTTCCTCAAGCATCAATCTAAGTGGAGTTGCAATCATACTGCTAAATAACAGTAGATCCCTGTAATCTACTGGACTGTCAGTTATttctgaaataagacaaaaaagcCACAGTACTGAAAACAGTTTCTTATCATGTGCCTTATCCTTAATTATGACTAATCTGAGTGGATTCACTTTAGCATCTGATCTCTGTTCTTTGGAGTGTGTCACGTCTTCTGTTTATGAAATCTTAGAAACATACCTGGAACTGATTGGTTAGATGAAATAATGTTAATTAAATGGTGAATGGGTGCAGGATACTATAGGACTATGCATAATTAGGCCTGTctcgataaacgataaatcaattaatcgtacgataaattacaACTATcgacatcattttaattatcggcattatcgtctcttccggcctctgttttgttgtgtgatttcattttttaatgaatatatacagatatttatattttctgttcttctgaagctgTTTTATATgactaataaaattaattacaaaagaaaactgctTCTTCAGACAAACTtgaattttggggaaaaaagagaaaagtataTGAAACAGAtggttttaacttaaaaaaaatttttctgtCCAACGTTTATCTTTTTACTCTGTGCAAAGGTTAAGAACAACAGTGTGGCAGTGAGCGCAAGTTATTTAATACCTGCAGATTTAAGTGAGGGACGTTTGTTGATACTTTGTGATTTTCTCATGTCTTCCACAGTGCTATGCATAAAGCCACCACAAGGTGGagtgaaaacatgaacaaagcAAGCATTTTGTAGAGCTTTCTCATACctgaacaaaataaactcataCGTGAACTTTTTGTGAATTGTAGTTTTTCAGTTTCCTGCAGCCTGGGTTCCTGGATTAAATCTGTTTCTAAAGCCAAGGATGACGCAAACGTATCCCTAATAGGAACAAGTTAaactgttaagaaaaaaaactcatcacAAGCTAATAATAGAACCAaagtatgaatttatttttattctaaacGATTTAGTAATTACAAGTATTCACTGATTAGAGGCATCAGCCACAACCTGACAAGTCCAAGTCAACAGGAAATATAATCTAATTTTACTGATCAGGATTTAAAGGGCTTTTACAAGTTTCTGATTGGTAACTTATCAGTCACCCAGCTCAAGCTCTAAAACCTTATTTCCACTGAGCTGTAGAACCCGGGTCGGAACGGTTCTGTACgacattttgtctgtttccacTGTAACAGACAATGGAAACAGAAGGTCCTATAGACCTAGAGCCTTCAGTTCTAGGTCTGTGGGTCTTCAGACAACGGTACGGAGCTAACTAGCATCATACAACACAGTCCATTGATTGGGAGACAGAAAGACATCATCGCTTGTCTCATACTAGTGCATGAGACATACACTAGCATGTCTCATGCTAGAGACTAGAGACATTCCTTACCATTCCTACCGTACAGCTCAGTCCAAACGAGATAAAAGATGACAGGCCTGCTTTTGGGGCCCACTGCAGTCACTGGTACCACTTAGCCTCTTGGAAAACAAGTCTTCTAAAACCACTGAAAACCAATTCTAGATGTTGAATACTTCCTGGCTTGCCTCGCTTTGTCCAACAATATGTGCAATTTAAAGTACAGTGAGAAGTTCGACAAACGTCTCTCCCTGATCCATCACTTATCCTTTTTCTCGGCCTCTTGTGGGGACGTTTGAGGAGTCGCACTGTGCATTACCAGCAGTCcacagagagtgagagagatgCCCATCCACCAGAGGGTGCTGTGAGTCTCACCAAAGATGAGCCTCCCAATGACAGCCTGGACAAACCAACAGGGATGCAACAGGAATGTGAAGGTTTCCCAAACAGAAACTTTGAGCCTATGAGCTTCTGGCTAACGCTTACAGAGGAGATGAAGTTGGAGGCGGTGGTGGTGACGGTGACCCCTGCTGAAGAAGAGCCGTGACGGAGAGCCTTGGAGAACATTGTCCACATTAAAGTGTTACAACTGAGTAGCAGGACTCCACACAACAGCCGAAGGGGAACATGGAGCTGAGAACAGAGCGACTGTTAGCTACTTACGTAGAGTCCTACTTAGAATCACAAGTCAAACAttaaagacagttttttttatacacagtttattgtttttgaaaccTTTACACTGTGTATAAAAATTGAGAAGTGGGTGATTTTACTGTAGTTGAACTGTCTGAAACAAACTGGATAGATTCCaatttgaaaactgcaacaCTTTGACTAAATTATTCTGAAATAAAGAGGGACTCTTTAACAACATAACACCAACACAATGAAAATTAGAATTcacatttatgtatttgaaaaatatatttttaatacaaatatataagtgtgcttttatatatttatattataaatgaCTGCatcaatgcaaaataaaatagagGGAATCCGCATGTGGGACTACTGAAGTGTTGAAGACGCTCAGATTAAAACAATCTGTTGGCTCTGGTGTCTCATCTTCCTCTGATTCTCCATAAATCCTCTGTGTTTTACCTGAAGGCAGCAGTTTTCTCTGTTGCTTGTACATCTTTTCCCATccagttatttttgtgttaataatTGGATTCTGCACTCTGAACAGTTTCCTCAGCAACATTTTCCTTCTTTGCAGTTTGTCGGCTGCCATAACGCTTTGGttgaaattttcagaaaattgtaattttgcGTTTTCATAAGCCATAGTAAAAACGTTTAGATAataatataacttttttttttttgtactgaataactgaaataatattctaattttatttggataaaactGTAGATAAAATGTTTGACAAATGTAAAGATATGTGCCGCAACTTCAACCTCTTCACACTGGAACAACCAGTTTTATTCAACGAAGGAACCCGGAAGGTTTAAAAAGGCTGTTA includes the following:
- the LOC116717180 gene encoding transmembrane protein 42-like, producing the protein MEFSSVYALSAGFLAAAGSLSAKLTLGADYLREMCESGLSGWTQSPGGATRCDWLHVPLRLLCGVLLLSCNTLMWTMFSKALRHGSSSAGVTVTTTASNFISSAVIGRLIFGETHSTLWWMGISLTLCGLLVMHSATPQTSPQEAEKKDK